From the genome of Candidatus Hydrogenedentota bacterium:
GCAGCCGGCACAATGCGAATAACGTTTGTGTATCCCGGCATGACCGGGAACTTGATCGGCGTGCCGCCGGTTACGGGGAAGCTGCCCCTCTCGTCTCGAAGCGAGCACTCCAAACCCCGCGACAGGAAGACCTCAAGCACATTTACGACTCATGTGATTCGGGGCTTTTTCCCAGCCGGACAGAGTGGTTCGGCTTGCTCATTCTGGAAGCAATGGCATGCCGCATACCTGTTATCGGAACTCCCGCGGGCGCCGCGCCCGAGCTTCTGGGGTTTGGCGGCGCCGTGCTCGTTGAGTATGACAATGTCGTCGCGATGGCCGATGCCATTCTTCACGTAACAGGGTTGTCGGAAGAAGAATGGCGCGAAATGCCACGTATGGCGCGTGAAGCCGCTGAGCGCTATAGTTGGCATGATGCTACCCTGAGATTTGCGGATGCGTTGCGGCAGGCTGTCGATCGTTCACGCAATGCGCAATATAGAGGAGCCTAGCCTTTTATGCAGGCTACCCACGGCGGGAATGCGTTGGTTGGGATTGCCCTGTTTGGCTGGATCCCACTCGTGTTGTTGCTTTTCGCACTGCTGCCTCCCCGGCGCGCGGCCCTGCTCGGCTTTTTAGGGGGGTGGATGTTTCTTCCCTGCGGCGGGTATGAAATCAAGTTCTTTCCCGAGTACAACAAGACGAGCGCCGTTTGTATCGGGATTTTTCTCGCCACCTTGATATTCGATACGGGGCGAATTACGCGTTTCAGGTTTCATTGGCTCGACCTATTCCCGGTCATGTCATGCGTAGTCCCGTTTTTTTCGTCGCTTTCAAATGGTCTGGGAGCATACGACGGGTTTTCTTCCGTTGCGAGCGAGATGACTATCTGGATGTTTCCTTACCTGATCGGCAGACTTTATTTCACAGATTTCCGAAGCATGAACGAACTGATTCTGGCAATTTTCATTGCTGGGATGGTTTATGCACCGTTTTGTCTTTTCGAGATTCGCTTCAGTCCCAACCTCCATTATTGGGTTTATGGATTTCAGCAATCACCGTTCGTCACAAGGTTCCGCCTCGGGGGTTTCCGGCCCACGGTCTTCATGAGAACCGGTTTGATGCTTTCCTTGTTTATGGGATTTACCGCATTGAGCGGGTTTGGGCTTTGGATTTCCAGAGCGAAGGAAGATTTCCTCGGGTTGCCTCTTTGGGTGTCCGTGGCCGCGCTTGCGGCAACCACGGTCCTGTGCAAATCAACGGGGGCCCTTCTACTTGTATTTGTTGGATTGATCTCGTTACTAGCGGTGAAATACCTGAGAACCAGCTTGCCTGTGATAATGCTTGCCTGTGCCACAATTATGTATATTATCATTCGCGGCAGCGGCTTGTGGTCGGGCACGGAACTGGTCGATGTGGCTTCGGCCACCGTGGGCCAGGAAAGAGCCGATTCATTAGGCCTTCGAATTGTGAACGAAACCGCTCTTGCGGAACGGGCGAGAGAACACCTATTACTTGGATGGGGCGGCTGGGGCGATAGCCGCATAGTGGATGAAGAAGGTCGCGATACAAGCATCACGGACGGTTACTGGATAATCGTATTCGGCACCCGTGGGGCGCTCGGCCTCACAGCCTTCCTCGGCACAGTCTTGGGGCCTGCTTTGTTTCTTCCCTATCGAATCTCCGGAAAGAACTGGATGTTTCCCGCGATAGCCCCAGCTGCTATCGGAGCACTAATCCTTTGCTTATGGATGCTCGACTGCATTCCAAATGCTATGTTCAATCCGATTTACCTTGTGGTCGCCGGGGGACTGGCTGGGTTTCGGAGAGTTGGTGTGCCACGCGCTCAAGAGGTCCGGGTGCCCACAAGACCGTTGAAATACGCGGCCAGGCATCCCGGCGGCGCAACAAACGCTGAGCACACTTGAATCTATCCGATCAGCACGAACATAATCTGATCGACGGTTCCTACACGTCTTGATCATTGCCTGCCCAATGCCGGAACCGTTTAAGGGGTACTCTTATAGGGGCGGAATGAATGCGACAGATCAAAGTACTTTTGATAGCTGAAGCAGCAAACCCGGAGTGGGTGAGCGTTCCGCTCGTAGGGTGGTCGCTCGCGAAAGCCCTGCGCTCTCTCTTTGACGTACATCTCGTCACGCAAGTGAGGAACAGGGACGCGATCCGTGCTGCCGGATTGGAAGAGGGACGTGATTTTACAGCCATCGACTCCGAACTGGTTGCGCGCCCGCTTCACAAGCTTTCAAATCTGATTCGGCGCGGAGCGGGAGTTGGTTTCACAACAGGTACTGCGTTGCAGTTTCCCAGCTACTGCTACTTCGAGCACTTGGTCTGGAAAGCCTTTTCGACGCGGATTCGCGAGAAAGAATTCGACATCGTCCATCGCATAACGCCACTGAGCCCCACATTGCCAAGTCTCATAGCGAAAAAGTGCGCCAAGGCTGCAGTCCCATTCGTATGGGGACCGATTAACGGGGGGGCCCCGTGGCCTAAAGAGTTCGATGCCGTGCGCCGCAAGGAGCGCGAATGGCTTTCCTATGTGCGCGGGGCCTACAAGCTGCTGCCCGGCTACCGGTCAACGCGCCGGTACGCCTCGGCGATTCTTGTCGGCTCCCAGGACACATTGGAGCAGATGCCCCAGAACTATCATGAAAAGTGTGTCTACCTTCCCGAGAACGCCATTTGGCCGGAGTGTTTCTCGCGGCAGGTGGAGCCTCCTACCGATACCCCCATACGCGTGGCTTTTGTGGGCAGGCTCGTGCCCTACAAAGGTGCCGACATGCTTATCGAAGCGGCTGCACAGCTCATCAAAGATGGGAAAATCACGCTGGACGTCATGGGAGACGGTCCCGAAATGCCGCGCCTGCGCGAAATGGTGACGCGCCTCGACGTCGCAAACGGCGTGCGGCTGCGCGGGTGGATCCAGCACGAGGAACTGCAGACGCATCTTGTGCAGTGCCACGTCTTCGGTTTTCCAAGCGTACGCGAATTTGGCGGAGGCGTCGTGCTTGAGGCCATGGCGCTCGGCTTGGTGCCAATTGTCGTTGACTATGCGGGCCCACGAGAACTGGTGACCTCAGACGTGGGTTACAAAGTTCCCATGGGCAAACGTGAAGAGATCATTAAGGGCTTTCGTGAAGTGCTGCAAACAGTCTGCCGACGATCCGCGCAAATTGGCGAGATGGGACAACGCGCAAGGAATAGGGTGATGGCCCTCTTCACCTGGGAGCGAAAGGCGGCTCAGGTCGGGCATGTGTATGAATGGGTACTCCGCATTCGAGCGGACAAACCCAATTTCGCCTTTGACCAGGTTCCCCAGGGACCGCGCTAGCTACTCAGACTGCGGGTATACGGCCTTTGGGGGAAGGCAATACAGACAGCTTACAATGCGTGTCATGGCGGAGAGAGTCAAGATTGTGGGGTCACGAAAATGAAGCGTTTCATGGTGCGTGCCATCTCTGCGGGAATGTCTCTATATCCTTTTCTTACCGGCCGAGGATACGTGTCGAGAACACGTTTCTGCGTGTGGTTGACGAAAGACATGTCCGCTCCGACATGGGTCCGGCTTAGCAATGGCATGGCCATTTTGGTGGACCCCGCAGAAGATTTGGGACGCTGCGTTCTCCTAACGAGGGACTGGGATGCGAAAATTACGAGAGTCTGCCGGAGTTTATTGAGGTCGGGAGATGTCTTTCTAGACATTGGGGCACACTGCGGGCTGGTTTCCCTCAGTGTCTGCGACCTCCTGAACACTGATGGCCGAATACATGCCTTCGAACCCCAGCCCGAACTCATCGCGAGGTTCAAGCAATCGGTGGTACGAAACAATTTGGAGAATGTTTACTTGCACAACGTGGCACTCTCTAACACGACGGAACAAGGTGAGCTAGCCGTGCCGTACGGAAAGACAACATTGGGTTCTCTATCTCGCCGCCTGGATAAGTCGCAATTCACGGTCACAATCAGCCTGAAACAAGCATCCCAGTATCTCCAACAACTTGGCATCGACAAGGTCCGCCTCATGAAGGTGGATGTGGAAGGACACGAATCCGTGTTGTTGGAGGGCATGACCTCTTTCCTGGAAACTTCGTCGGTAGACGCGATCCTTTTTGAATCGGAGCCTCACGAAGGGCCTTTCAGGGAACGGTCCGCGGTCAAGAAACTCGCGGTTCTCGGTTACCGCTTCTTCGCGATCCCGATGACAATGCTCCGTTTGCGGTACATCGAAGTCGATGAGTCGAACGACGGTACGGTTTTCCCCAAAGCGCACGATTTCCTCGCCATCTCCAGAGGATCATCGCTTGCTTCCCTGGGCGTGCGAGGGTAGCAGGACTAATGCAGTGATCCCCGGTCTTCTTACCCGAGTGTGGGAAGTTCTCCGCTCACTGCTCAGATGTTCGCAGAGTTGGCACTGGCCTCGTAAGGCGGTCAAAATACTGGGATCGAAAGAAAGGGAAACAATCGAACTCAGGAAGCTTGAAGGATGCTGATAATTGGCGACGGTATGTCAGGTTGACGAATAACTGGCAGTCAAGCTCGAGATACTGGCCGGAATCCCCAAATGAGCCGTGGACCCATGGGGTCTTTCTGCCGCTGTCAGGATGGGATTTACTGGGGTTGTTTCATGTATGCCCAGTTTGGTATGCAGCTTGCTATACCTTACGGGGCGTGTTCTACTGAGTGCCCAAGACAGATGGTCTGCTCCGCATCAGTCTGCGAAACAGGTTAGATTTAGTAGAGGATGAAAACCATGCCAAAGTCGCTATTCACTGCTGTCAGTGCGTTTGCATGTGTATTGGCCCTTTCTACTGACGCAAGTGCCCTTTCAGCCGTCATTGAGGTCAATGCGCCAAGTTGGTTAGAAACAAGAGCCCCATATCCTGCCGCACTGACACGCTACTATGCGCCTCATCCCGTCTTCTTCGAGGGATGGAAGTCCGAGCCACGAGAAGAGATCGCATCTTACGACTGGGACTTTGGTGATGGAAGTGCTCATTTTTCCGGATTCAACGCAGCTCATGTGTACGAAACGCCAGGCACCTACACCGTGACGCTGAAGGTCACGCGCAAGGCGGCTGTCGGCGAGACGCCGGATACCGATACGGATACGATTGAGATCACGGTACTCGAACGAGATGGCAAGACCTACTATGTGGATTCCGCCATCGGCAATGACACCTATGACGGCAAGTCGCAAACGGTGGCCGGCGGCGGCGCGGGGCCTTGGAAGACCGCGACACATGCGTTTAGACAGATGTGCAGTGGGTTCTATGGCCAGGGAGATCGGATTTTGTTCAAGCGGGGGCAGACCTTCGATTTGGAGGCGAATGTTGTCACTTGGAGCCATTGGGCGACCGGAGACGGCGGCTTTATGTTCGGCGCCTATGGCACGGGGCACAAACCAATAATACAAACAGTTGGTGCTGGAGGCGGCTCGCTGTTCACGTCTGCCGGTGTTGGCGCGCGGTTCATCTCGTTCGTTGACTTGGAGTTCAACTGCACAGCGGAGGGGCAAGAGAGGTCAATCTTCTGGAACAAGGGCTCCGGCGTTGCGACCTTGCTCTGGCTGCGCGTTGATCTGAAGAACTTCTACCAAGGCTGGATATTGACAGCTGGCTATGAGGGCACTGGCGAAGGGTCCGGCATCTTCGTCGTCGATTGTACGACCTATGACTCCCGAATCGTGCATTTCTATTGCATCTCTTCGCGCGTAGCCCTTCTGAACAATCATTTTGACTACTCGCAGAACCACTTGGCTTACGCGGAAAACGTTCGGGTGGGCGTGATTGATGGCAACACTTTTGAGCGTGCCGCGTTTGGCCGCTGTGCGCTCCGCATTAGTGGTGCCGGTCTGAATTACATGGCATCAAATGTATGGGTTTCCAATAATGACTTCCTCGGGTGGATGGATCCAAGGAAACGTGCGGACTATGACGGAAATGTCGCACTTTCGATTAATGGAGACAGATATAACTACACTCTTGTCGGTTTCACGCCGAATGTCCCCACCGAAGACAGATTCGGCGAATGGCTCGTGTTTGAGAACAACGTGGTTACAGACTCGGAGGTTTTTATGCGGCTTGCCGCGTGGGAACACGTCCTGATTCGTAAGAATGTTTTCACGACCCCAGACCCGACGCAGGAAAAGAAGTTCTATATCGGGGAAATGCAAGAACGGCGTCCCCTCTATGATGTCCAGATCGTCGACAACACATTCGAGTATAGGGGTACACTCTCGCCTGGGTTAAGAGCGCCTATGCTATACCTCCGGGCTTACAGTGGGCCTGCGTACCCGTATCGAAACGCTCATGAGGACATTGCAATATCCAGAAACCTCTTCAAAACGAGCGACACAGACCTTTGTTTCCTGATGGTGCCTGATGCTGCTGAGAACTATGCTTGCCTTACCTCTTGTGATAATCTTCTCTATTTTGCGGATGCAAGTCTTGCCGCTTTTGCCCGCGAGACAAGTCCGGTCACGTACTACACCCTTTCCCAGTGGCGCTCCCTGACCGGCAACGACCAGGCGACGCAGATATACACCAACACCAACTGGCCGGTGCCGGGGTGGGCGAAGTCGCCGGAGACCGATGTGGACAGTCCGATTCCGGTTATCTACGAGCGTGCCCAGGCGACCAGCGGCGGCGCGTTGAGCGAAGTGCGCCTGTGGGCGCGGCTGAACGATGGTCCGTGGGCTGATACGGGACTGCGCACTTCTGGCGCTTCGGGGTCGTTCTCGTTCCCGGCGACTCAAGGCGTTGGCACGTACTATTTCGCGACCCAGGCGGTTGACACGCAGGGCAACGCATCGTTGGCGCCGGTGGGGCCCGGTTCGACAAAGACCTACTACACGGGCGGGGCGCCTGCAGACACTACGGCCCCCGATCCGGGTGTTGTGAGCGCGCCTGCATCCGCAACAGCCAGCCCTATCCCAGTCACGTATACGGGCGCTGCCGATGAATCGGGCGGCAGCGGCTTAAAGGAAGTCGAGTTGTGGGTCAAGAAGGCTTCGGTAGGCACGTGGGGCGCCACCGGGCTCAAGGGGAGCGGCGCTTCAGGCTCTTTCAGCTACCCTGTGACGGTATCGGGCGCCGAAACGTTCTATTTCAGCACGCGCGCCAAGGACAATGTGGGCAACATTTCTGCGCTTCCCTCCGACAACGGACAGGCAAGCACTGTCTTTGACAATACCACCCCTCCCGAGCCGGAGACGGACACTGTTGCTCCTACGACCGGCTCATTGAGCGTTCCCAGCGTGACTGCAGCCTCTCCTATCACCATCAGCTACCTTGGCGTTGCGGATGAAGGCGGGAGCGGTCTCAAACAAGTCGTTCTTTGGACCAAGATTAACGGCGGCTCGTGGCTCAGCACCGGCATGACCAACGCCCAGTCAGCGGGGAGCTTCGCCTACACCCCCGCCGCTGGGGACGGTTCGTATGCGTTCGCCCTGCGCGCCGAGGACAATGCCGGGAACTTCTCCGCCGTTCCTTCCGGCGCCGGGACGCCGTGCCTTTTCGACAAGACCCCGCCGGTTGTCGGGTCAATGAATTCCCCGCAATATACAAAGACAACGCCGATTCCGGTCGAGTTTGGCGGTATTTCAGACGGCGCCGGAAGCGGTCTCAAGAAAGTCTATCTCTGGTTCCGTAAGGATGGTGGGAGCTGGACGGACTCGGGTCTCAGCCTGGTCGCGGCATCGGGTGCGTTCAGCCCCGGCGCCAGCCAGAATGGGACCTACGAATACGCGCTGCGGGTGGAAGACACCGCAGGGAACATTTCGCCCGTGCCGGGTGGCGCCGGGCAGACAGCAACCGTCTTCGATACGGTTGCGCCGGCTCTGGGAACGGTGAGCGCCCCGGGCACTGAGAACGCCCCTCCGATCTCCGTGGTGTACAGCGGCGTCCAGGATGCCGGAAGCGGACTGAAGGCGGTGTATCTGTGGTTCCGGAAGGGCGCTGGCACATGGCAGAACTCCGGCTTGTCCTCGGCCGGAGAGTCGGGTTCGTTCTCTTTCAACGGCATGACCGGCAACGATACCTATTACTTTGCGGTGCAGGCCGATGACAATGCGGGCAACCTGACGCCTGTTCCTTCCGGCGACGGGGGCGCCAATACGGTTTACAGCGCGCAATTCAGTCCCGGAACAGCTGCTTCGCCTCAGTATGCAACGTCGGCGCCGATCATCGTTACGTATTCCGGGGCTGTGGCTGCCGAGATTGGCATTAAGTCCGTGCGGCTGTGGTGCAAGTACGGTTCTGACGGCGAGTGGGTCAACACGGGTCTGACGTCTCCCGGTGAATCGGGGCAGTTCGAGTTCTCTCCGGTTTCGGGTGACGGAACCTACCACTTTGCCACCACGGCGGAGAACAATGATGGCGGCCTTACCCCTGAGCCGCCCTATGGCGATGGGGACACGCAGACGATTTACGACACCACGCCGCCTTATCCCGGCAATATGACCTCGCCGCAGTACACGACCCAGACGCCGGTCGTAGTGAATTACAGCGGCGCCAACGATGCCTCCAGCGGCCTGAAAGAAGTGCGTCTGTGGTTCAAGAAGGGTTACGCCGGCGCGTGGCAGGATACAGGCCAGACGAGCACGACTCCGGATGGTTCGTTCACGTTTGAGATAACGGGTGAAGATGCCTACTTCTTCTTCTTGCAGGCTGAGGACAACGCGGGCCTTGTATCCGCGGAGCCCAGCGATGCATTGGTGTTCGGGGGAGGGTGATTCCCTTTCACTAAGTGTGTGTAGGGGATGCGATAACCCCGCTGCTTCGCGCAGCGGGGTTATTCGATCATATGGGTAACACGGGGCTCAGCCTATCTAGCTCCTGACTCTGCACGAGGTGTTTTGCGTACGCCCTCGAATACCTATAGTATGAGCCACACAGTTGTTTGAAGGGCGTGCGGCTTTCCATCCTCCTAAGGCCAGCGACACAAGGAGTGATCGACACGATGCATCCCATGCGCACCGTCTTCCTCTTCGTGACGCTCGGTGCGGCAATTGCCGTTGCGGCCCAGGGCCAATTTCCCCCGTTGCCTGACAAAGCTCCGGGACCGCATGTTGGCCTCGATGCGCCGGTTCACGCCGGCTCGGCTTCGTTTACATTCGGAGCGCCCGTTGTCGGGACCTCGTATTTTTACTGGTACGACATCGAATCGGGCGCGCACATCATCGATGGCGATGGTTCGGACGCGTTGACCACTCACCCGTCGGACATGACGGACCTGAGCTACCGGCACGCATCCTGGCACCGCACCCAGATGGAAGACATGATCGATGCCGGCATCGATTTTCTGATGCCGGTCTTCTGGGGCGTTCCGGGCCAGTATGAAGGGTGGAGTTTCGCGGGGCTCGGCCCGCTGGTCGAGGCTCATCGCGCGTTGGAGACCGAAGGTAAGAGGCCGCCCTTCATCGGGATGTTTTTTGACACCAGTATTCTGAGCCACAACGCCTACGGCAGTTCGGGCGAGCCGTACCATGCCGATCTCGCCACCGATTTCGGCAGGCGGTGGTTTTACACCGCCATTCGCGACTTTTTCAGCTTGATACCTCCCGAAATGTGGGCGCGGGTGGACGGGAAGCCGATTATCTTTCTCTACGCGGGCTCCTTCGCCAAGGCTCAGACACCCGAGGAGTTTCAGGACGTGCGCGCCTGGTTCCGGCAGGATTTCGGCTGTAACCCTTTTATTGTCAAGATGCGCGACTGGCAAGGCGAGGCGGATGCCCAGTATCAATGGGGCGGGGCCATTGAACTCATGCTCGATGAGCACGTGGCGGGATTGGGGCCGGGCTACGATCACAGCGCCGTTGCGGGTCGAGACCCCCGGGTCGTGGACCGCGAATTCGGCTGGCGGTACGCCAATCACTGGCTGCGTCTGCTTCGGATGTCGGTCGAATCGCGGCCTTGGATGGTTCACGTGGAGACCTGGAACGAATGGCACGAAGGCACCGATGTCGCCGCATCGCGGGAGTACGGACGGCTGTACATCATGCTCACCAAGGTCTTTTCGGACATGTGGCGCGCAAAGCAGCTTCTGAAGCCCGTGGGCCCGTTCGTCGAGGCCGGATCGGTGGCTTGGGAGCAGGGCGTCGCCAATGGCATATCTATTCGGCTCAGCGACGGGGACGGGGTATGGCGCGAGAATGAGGCCGGCGGGCGGAAAGCAGTTGTTTCACAGGAGAACCCGGAGACGCCCAACTCCCGCTACCTTTACTTTGACGTCGATGACGGTTTTTCCCTAACCCTGAACGGCGGAGCGGCTCTCGTCGAGGTCACGTATTGGGACACGGGGTGCGAAGCCTTTGCCCTCGAGTACGACAGTACCGACCCCGAGAGCGGGCCTGTGAGCGGGTCGTTCAGGGACGGCGGCTCGAAGACACTCGGGCAAACAGGCGTGTGGCAGACGGCAGTGTTCGAGATCGACAAGTGCCGGTTCGGCAACCGCAGCAATGGCGGCGATTTTCGTCTCGCCGTTCGGGGCGGAGCGCAGGAACTGGCCGTGTGCAAGGTGACCGTGCTTCGGAAATGACCGCGTAACCGGCGCGGCCGAATCCTGAATGTCGGGAAGAGTGGATTCACCGCGCGAAGCGATGCAAGCCGGCTTTCCTCGCTATTTCGACCGCATTTTCATATTCCACGCTTGTGATGCGGCGCGTCAGGGGGGGCATATCGTTCGCATGGTGGCAGGGATGATACTGGGCCATCACATTGACGTAGGTGTTGGGAGAGAGGTCTCTTGCAAGAAACTCCATTATGGCCTGTGTTCCTGCCAGGTTTTCCGGGAGCACGAGATGCCTGACAAGCAAGCCCCGGTACGCGACGCCGCGGGAATCCATCGTCAAATCGCCCACCTGTCGGTGCATCTCGCGCACGGCCGCCCGATTGATGCTCGGATATTCGCTGATTCCTGACAGGCGCTCCGCCGTGGCTGCGTCCGCGTATTTCATATCGGGCATGTAGATGTCGAAAACGCCGTCAAGCAGTTTCAGGGTCGGGACGCTGTCGTAGCCGCCCGAGTTGTACACGAGCGGCAATCGGAGGCCTTGTTCTGCCGCGATAGGAAGCGCTTCGAGGATCTGCGGTACGACATGCGACGGCGAAACCAAATTGATGTTGTGGCATCGCAGAGCCTGAAGGTCGAGCATGAGCCGTGCGAGGTCATTCGCCCCGAGATCGCGGCCCATCCCGTAGGCGCTGAGTTCGGCGTTCTGGCAGAAAAGACACTTCAGATTGCACCACGAGAAGAAAATCGTGCCCGAACCATATGTCCCCACAAGGGGGGATTCTTCCCCGAAATGCGCGTTTGCGCTGCACACACGGGCCTTTGCGCCGGTATTGCACCGGCCGGTCTCTCCGGCAGTCCGGTTGACATGGCACGCATGCGGGCAAACGGCGCAATTCCTCAACAGCGCGCGGGCGGCCTTGACGCGTCTCGCGAGCTCGCCCTTCTCGTGCAAGGCCATGTAGCCGGGCCTATATGGTTCCATGCATGATGCTCTCCGTCTATCCGCTTGTCCGCCTCTTGCCCAGGAAGGCAACCACGCGCCTCACCGACTGTTGGACGGGGTCATCGCCCTGCACGACCAAGTCAGCAAAGGCTTTTGTTGGAAAGACGTACCGTTCGGCCATCGGTTGGACAAAACGTTCGAACTGCTCGCGAATCTGCGGCTCGCTGCGGCCACGTTCCACCCGGTCCCGAACGATGCGCCGGCGCAAGCAGTCCTCGGAAGATAGATCAACGTAGACGCCCACAGTGGCAAGGCTGCGGATACCCTCGAACCACAACGCGAAGATCCCTTCAACAATCAGGATAGGCCGGGATTCGAGCGAAACGACCTCTCGCGTCCGGGCGTGGGTGGCAAAGTCGTAGCTAGGCCGTTTGATAGCCGTTCCCGCAACTATGCGGGCAAGATGGGCCGCCAGCAGGGACCAGTCGATCGCGTCGGGCGCGTCGAAGTTGCATTTCACGCGCTCTTCCATAGGCAAATGCGAATGATCCCGGTAATATGTGTCGATGGGAAGCATCGATACCCTGTCCGGGCCCCAATGAGCCTCCAGGGCACGCACCAGGGTGGACTTCCCAGAACAGGAAGGTCCCCCGAGGGCTATGATCATGGCGGGGCCGCGCATTGATCGGATCCGGGGGTTGGCGTCATGTTCATCCATACCGCAGGACAGTATATACCGGCGCTCATCCCATTGTTCCATCGATAAAGAAGTTCTGCGGAAAATCATAACGGGATTGCGTTAGACTGTAGCTGGTGGTAGAAGAATCACGTGGGGGGCGGCTGGCATGAAAGCCAAACGGATTGTACCGCGACCGTGGATGGCGGGTTGCATTCTTGGCGTGGCGGTCATCTGCGCCGCGGCCGCAAGCGTTGCGGAATCTCTGGCGCTCACGTGTCTCGACCAGACCACGCGAGCGCCTGTGGCGGGCGCGAAGGTGGCGGCTACCGTCGACACCACGCTGACGTATTATGTGACCGATGAGCGGGGCATGTGCGAGATCCCTCTGCCTGAAGGCGGGCCCCGCTCGCTGGTGGCGTTGACGTTGAACGCGGATGCCCATGTGCCCGTTGTTGTGGAATGGCGGGTGGGGTCGCGGCCCATTCCTGACAAGCACACCGTCTTACTCGAACCCGGCGCCGTGATTGGGGGCACCATCCTCAATGCCCGGGAAGAGCCCATCCCCAACGCGCTCGTGCACATTACCGTGCCCATGGCCGAAAGTGCCGGCAATCAGGTGCTCATACGCGACCACACCGAGCGCGCCGGCCCCGACGGCAAATGGACGTGCGGGATCGTGCCTTCCGAGTTGACTGCGGTCCAACTGCAGGTCGAAGTTCTAGAGCTGTCTTTGCAGCAGGTCTTCCGGTACGGCCAGGGGGGACGCGCGCTCGAACCTTTGCGGGACCTCAGCGACCGCCTGGTGCTCGAAGAGCGCGGTATCGTTTACGGCGGCGTGGTAGACCCCGACGGCAAACCGGTTGGCGGCGCCACTGTTGCGGTCTGGCTGACCGACGCGTTGTGGCGCTCCGCGCGCCTGGCCACTACCGACGCGTGGGGGCGCTTCCGAGTAACCGGATGCCCGCCCGGAAACAGCACGATTCTCGTGCGCGCGCCGGGGTGGGCGCCGCTCCTGGAACATGCCGCAGTGGCCATGCAACAACCGTCGCGGACGTTCGTCACCCAGCCTGGAACGCCGTTACGAATCCGGGTGGTAGACGCGGCAGGCGAGCCGTTGCCGGGGGCGTGGGTCACCGTCGATTCGTGGCGCGGTCTCGAAGGACTCCTGGACTGGCAGGCCTTTGCCAACGGGTCCGGCGAAGTCCTCTGGGAAGACGCGCCGAACGAGGGAATCAGCCTTGTGGTGGAAGCGGCGGGCGCCCAACCCAGCACCCTCACGATCCCTCATGTGAAGGATGAAACCTATACGATCCGAATCGGCTCCGCC
Proteins encoded in this window:
- a CDS encoding O-antigen ligase domain-containing protein, with product MQATHGGNALVGIALFGWIPLVLLLFALLPPRRAALLGFLGGWMFLPCGGYEIKFFPEYNKTSAVCIGIFLATLIFDTGRITRFRFHWLDLFPVMSCVVPFFSSLSNGLGAYDGFSSVASEMTIWMFPYLIGRLYFTDFRSMNELILAIFIAGMVYAPFCLFEIRFSPNLHYWVYGFQQSPFVTRFRLGGFRPTVFMRTGLMLSLFMGFTALSGFGLWISRAKEDFLGLPLWVSVAALAATTVLCKSTGALLLVFVGLISLLAVKYLRTSLPVIMLACATIMYIIIRGSGLWSGTELVDVASATVGQERADSLGLRIVNETALAERAREHLLLGWGGWGDSRIVDEEGRDTSITDGYWIIVFGTRGALGLTAFLGTVLGPALFLPYRISGKNWMFPAIAPAAIGALILCLWMLDCIPNAMFNPIYLVVAGGLAGFRRVGVPRAQEVRVPTRPLKYAARHPGGATNAEHT
- a CDS encoding FkbM family methyltransferase yields the protein MAILVDPAEDLGRCVLLTRDWDAKITRVCRSLLRSGDVFLDIGAHCGLVSLSVCDLLNTDGRIHAFEPQPELIARFKQSVVRNNLENVYLHNVALSNTTEQGELAVPYGKTTLGSLSRRLDKSQFTVTISLKQASQYLQQLGIDKVRLMKVDVEGHESVLLEGMTSFLETSSVDAILFESEPHEGPFRERSAVKKLAVLGYRFFAIPMTMLRLRYIEVDESNDGTVFPKAHDFLAISRGSSLASLGVRG
- a CDS encoding glycosyltransferase family 4 protein; translation: MRQIKVLLIAEAANPEWVSVPLVGWSLAKALRSLFDVHLVTQVRNRDAIRAAGLEEGRDFTAIDSELVARPLHKLSNLIRRGAGVGFTTGTALQFPSYCYFEHLVWKAFSTRIREKEFDIVHRITPLSPTLPSLIAKKCAKAAVPFVWGPINGGAPWPKEFDAVRRKEREWLSYVRGAYKLLPGYRSTRRYASAILVGSQDTLEQMPQNYHEKCVYLPENAIWPECFSRQVEPPTDTPIRVAFVGRLVPYKGADMLIEAAAQLIKDGKITLDVMGDGPEMPRLREMVTRLDVANGVRLRGWIQHEELQTHLVQCHVFGFPSVREFGGGVVLEAMALGLVPIVVDYAGPRELVTSDVGYKVPMGKREEIIKGFREVLQTVCRRSAQIGEMGQRARNRVMALFTWERKAAQVGHVYEWVLRIRADKPNFAFDQVPQGPR
- a CDS encoding PKD domain-containing protein: MPKSLFTAVSAFACVLALSTDASALSAVIEVNAPSWLETRAPYPAALTRYYAPHPVFFEGWKSEPREEIASYDWDFGDGSAHFSGFNAAHVYETPGTYTVTLKVTRKAAVGETPDTDTDTIEITVLERDGKTYYVDSAIGNDTYDGKSQTVAGGGAGPWKTATHAFRQMCSGFYGQGDRILFKRGQTFDLEANVVTWSHWATGDGGFMFGAYGTGHKPIIQTVGAGGGSLFTSAGVGARFISFVDLEFNCTAEGQERSIFWNKGSGVATLLWLRVDLKNFYQGWILTAGYEGTGEGSGIFVVDCTTYDSRIVHFYCISSRVALLNNHFDYSQNHLAYAENVRVGVIDGNTFERAAFGRCALRISGAGLNYMASNVWVSNNDFLGWMDPRKRADYDGNVALSINGDRYNYTLVGFTPNVPTEDRFGEWLVFENNVVTDSEVFMRLAAWEHVLIRKNVFTTPDPTQEKKFYIGEMQERRPLYDVQIVDNTFEYRGTLSPGLRAPMLYLRAYSGPAYPYRNAHEDIAISRNLFKTSDTDLCFLMVPDAAENYACLTSCDNLLYFADASLAAFARETSPVTYYTLSQWRSLTGNDQATQIYTNTNWPVPGWAKSPETDVDSPIPVIYERAQATSGGALSEVRLWARLNDGPWADTGLRTSGASGSFSFPATQGVGTYYFATQAVDTQGNASLAPVGPGSTKTYYTGGAPADTTAPDPGVVSAPASATASPIPVTYTGAADESGGSGLKEVELWVKKASVGTWGATGLKGSGASGSFSYPVTVSGAETFYFSTRAKDNVGNISALPSDNGQASTVFDNTTPPEPETDTVAPTTGSLSVPSVTAASPITISYLGVADEGGSGLKQVVLWTKINGGSWLSTGMTNAQSAGSFAYTPAAGDGSYAFALRAEDNAGNFSAVPSGAGTPCLFDKTPPVVGSMNSPQYTKTTPIPVEFGGISDGAGSGLKKVYLWFRKDGGSWTDSGLSLVAASGAFSPGASQNGTYEYALRVEDTAGNISPVPGGAGQTATVFDTVAPALGTVSAPGTENAPPISVVYSGVQDAGSGLKAVYLWFRKGAGTWQNSGLSSAGESGSFSFNGMTGNDTYYFAVQADDNAGNLTPVPSGDGGANTVYSAQFSPGTAASPQYATSAPIIVTYSGAVAAEIGIKSVRLWCKYGSDGEWVNTGLTSPGESGQFEFSPVSGDGTYHFATTAENNDGGLTPEPPYGDGDTQTIYDTTPPYPGNMTSPQYTTQTPVVVNYSGANDASSGLKEVRLWFKKGYAGAWQDTGQTSTTPDGSFTFEITGEDAYFFFLQAEDNAGLVSAEPSDALVFGGG